From Marivirga harenae, one genomic window encodes:
- a CDS encoding App1 family protein → MGYGNHKLIYLKGGVVENRPEFDAKATDKRRKNFRIMLSRYLSSPIPEMKVQIILEDESFTTQTDDYGYFSAWVEPKRDFEPGWHPVTYVINNQGGEICKAEGEFLIVAKEAQFGTISDIDDTILVSHATQLFKKFRLIMTKNAKTRLPFDGVAEFYKKLKGNDNPFFYVSSSEWNLYDFLQDFFKVRSIPKGPFLLQEYKSGLRDLLFTGGGSHQHKQEKIKRLMLLFPDLKFILIGDSGQRDTEIYRQALHEFPTRILAVYIRKIGKKDEFDRETAQEFEDKGVPLLMLENTEEALNHAQEKGFF, encoded by the coding sequence ATGGGCTATGGAAATCATAAGTTGATTTACCTAAAAGGAGGCGTTGTGGAAAATCGCCCAGAATTTGACGCTAAGGCAACGGATAAAAGGAGGAAGAATTTCAGGATCATGCTTTCTCGCTATCTGAGTTCTCCTATTCCCGAAATGAAAGTTCAAATCATATTGGAGGACGAGAGCTTCACAACTCAAACAGATGATTATGGCTATTTCAGTGCTTGGGTTGAGCCCAAAAGAGATTTTGAACCAGGTTGGCACCCTGTTACCTACGTGATCAACAATCAAGGGGGAGAAATTTGTAAGGCAGAAGGAGAGTTTTTGATAGTAGCGAAAGAAGCCCAATTTGGTACCATTTCGGATATAGACGATACCATTTTGGTTTCACATGCCACTCAACTATTCAAGAAATTCAGGCTCATCATGACCAAAAATGCTAAAACCCGTTTGCCCTTTGATGGGGTGGCTGAGTTTTATAAAAAGTTAAAGGGAAATGACAATCCTTTCTTTTATGTCAGCAGTAGCGAATGGAATTTATATGATTTTCTTCAGGATTTTTTCAAAGTCAGAAGTATTCCCAAAGGCCCATTTCTATTGCAAGAATATAAGTCGGGCTTGCGAGACCTGCTTTTTACTGGGGGTGGAAGTCATCAACATAAACAAGAAAAAATTAAAAGACTTATGTTGCTGTTTCCAGATCTGAAATTCATTTTGATTGGTGACAGTGGTCAAAGGGATACTGAAATTTACAGACAGGCGTTGCATGAATTTCCAACCAGGATTTTGGCTGTTTACATTAGAAAAATTGGGAAGAAAGATGAATTTGATCGCGAAACCGCGCAAGAATTCGAAGATAAAGGTGTCCCCTTATTAATGCTGGAGAATACTGAAGAAGCATTGAATCATGCACAGGAAAAAGGGTTTTTTTAG
- a CDS encoding diacylglycerol/lipid kinase family protein — translation MQPKKLLFIINPKSGDNDKSYLERQIKSFCAKNNKDYAVFYTTGQNDLEKIKERQSEYKADTLVACGGDGTVNLIAQIVINSEIQLGIIPLGSANGLAYELEIEEGVVESLELILRGKTISMDAIRINEEFICLHLSDLGFNAKMIREFEESGERGMLAYAKAFFSSLVDKKTNEFRIDFNGTQQTIKAEMIVLANASSYGSGAVINPGSKLDDGTFELVVFKPIPLRDLLSLTLESFLGDIKNSPYVEIYRVEEARIYCHEAELLQVDGELKGDNKEVKAEVLKGAIKVIS, via the coding sequence ATGCAGCCAAAAAAATTACTTTTTATTATCAATCCCAAATCAGGGGACAATGATAAATCATATTTGGAACGTCAAATCAAAAGCTTCTGTGCTAAAAATAATAAGGATTATGCGGTTTTCTATACAACGGGTCAAAATGATCTAGAAAAAATAAAAGAAAGGCAATCTGAATATAAAGCCGACACATTGGTGGCTTGTGGTGGCGATGGTACTGTGAATTTAATTGCTCAGATTGTTATAAATTCAGAAATTCAATTAGGAATTATTCCACTAGGATCTGCCAATGGCTTAGCTTATGAACTAGAAATTGAAGAAGGGGTAGTAGAAAGTTTAGAGCTAATCTTAAGAGGGAAAACAATTTCTATGGATGCAATCCGGATCAATGAAGAGTTCATTTGTCTTCATTTGAGTGATTTAGGTTTTAATGCCAAAATGATCAGAGAATTCGAAGAAAGCGGGGAAAGGGGTATGTTGGCCTATGCAAAAGCATTTTTTAGCTCGCTTGTCGATAAGAAAACCAATGAATTCAGAATTGATTTTAATGGCACTCAACAAACCATTAAAGCAGAAATGATTGTTCTTGCCAATGCTTCCAGCTATGGTTCAGGTGCTGTTATTAATCCAGGCAGCAAGTTGGATGATGGCACTTTTGAATTGGTTGTTTTTAAGCCAATTCCTTTAAGAGATTTGCTCTCCTTGACCCTAGAGTCTTTCCTTGGGGATATTAAAAACTCTCCTTATGTAGAAATTTATAGAGTAGAAGAGGCTAGAATTTATTGTCACGAGGCAGAGCTGCTGCAGGTGGATGGTGAATTGAAAGGTGACAATAAAGAGGTCAAGGCCGAGGTATTGAAAGGTGCTATCAAAGTCATTTCATAA